Proteins from a genomic interval of Thunnus maccoyii chromosome 1, fThuMac1.1, whole genome shotgun sequence:
- the LOC121898631 gene encoding cortexin domain-containing 1-like isoform X4, with translation MEVEGTAEPAFVDVDQGLTLACIAFLCLLLVAMIIRCAKVIMDPYSAIPTSTWEEQHLDD, from the coding sequence ATGGAGGTGGAGGGCACTGCGGAGCCAGCCTTTGTGGACGTGGACCAGGGTTTGACTCTGGCCTGCATCGCCTTCCTCTGCCTGCTGCTGGTGGCCATGATCATCCGCTGTGCCAAGGTCATCATGGACCCCTACAGCGCTATCCCCACCTCCACATGGGAGGAGCAGCACCTGGATGACTGA